ATCGGGTCTGTTCTTTTGAACCAGTCCTTCGGAAAAAAGATAAATTCCCAAAAAAGTAAAAGGACACTTTTATTGGAATTTCCTATTTTTCTGCCAGGCCTAAACGGCTCAACAAACTATTTATTAAGGAGTGTTATGAATGAAAAAGAATTTAAATTATTTACCACAGTTTGATTCAACCAAAGGGATTGAATTTGGTTTATATACTTTAGGAGACCATATCGCGAATCCCCATACAGGTGCTCAAATTTCAGCTGGACAGCGTTTAAAGGATATTAGAGAAATGGCCATTCTATCTGAACAAGCAGGTCTAGATACCTTTGTTGTCGGCGAAAGTCATCAGGACTATTTTGTCACACAAGCCCATGCTGTTGTTTTATCAGCAATTGCTCAAGCAACGTCCAAAATCAAAGTCTCAAGTGGCGCAACGATTATGAGTACATCTGATCCTGTTCGCGTATTTGAAAATTTTTCTACGATTGATTTGTTATCTGACGGTCGAGTTGAACTTGTGGCTGGACGTGCTTCACGAGTCGGCTTATTCGAGTTGTTAGGGTATGACTTGCAAGACTATGAAGAATTATTTGAGGAAAAATTTGATTTATTATTAAAAATCAATCAAAATGAGTACATTAATTGGGAAGGTCAATTCCGTCGTCCTCTTACTAATGCACATATTATTCCTCGACCAAATGGCGGACAATTGCCAATTTGGCGTGCTGTAGGAGGTTCTCCTGGAAGTGCAATTCGAGCTGGACGTGCTGGTGTTCCAATGTATATGGCCCATCTAGGTGGTCCTGCTAGTGTATTTAAGCAAACAATTGATGCGTATCGTCAATCTGCTGCTGAAGTCGGATATGATGAAACAACTCTACCGATTGCTACAGCCGGACTCTTTTATGCTGCTGAAACTTCTCAGGATGCTATGAAAGAATACTATCCACATGTCAATGAAGGAATCCAATTAAGTAATGGACAAGGTTTTCCTAAACAAGCTTTCGCTCAGGCAACCGATAAGCGTAGTATTATTAATGTTGGATCACCACAACAAATTATTGAAAAAATTCTTTATCAACATGAGATGTTTGGGCATCAACGTTACGTTGCTCAATTAGATTTCGGCGGGGTTCCTTTTGATAAAATCATGAAAAATATTGAATTAATCGGAAATGAAATTTTGCCTGCTGTTAAAAAATATACGGCAAAGGAGTCTAATACTAAATGAAAATCGTCTTATTATCTGGCTCAACTGTAGGCTCAAAAACCCAAACAATGATGAAAACCATTGAAGAAAAGATTCAAACGAACTATTCTGATGTAGAATTAACTTTCTTAAATTTAAAAGAATTAACTATTCAGTTTAGTGATGGTCGCAACTTTTTAGATTATGATGGAGATACAGGATTTGTTACTAGAAGCATAATGGATGCTGATATTATTTTAATTGGTTCTCCAACGTTTCAAGCCTCTATTCCTGGGACCTTAAAGAATATCTTTGATTTATTGCCTCAAAATGCTTTTCAAGGAAAAATTATTGGTTTGGCAATGACTGCTGGTTCAGCAAAACATTTTCTTGTTGCTGAAACGCAATTAAAACCCATTATCAATTATATGAAAGGGAATTTAGTTCCCAATTACGTTTTTGTTGAAGAGGTTGATTTTAATCAGAACGAAATTGTAAACGACGATGTCTTATTTCGCTTAGATAAGTTAGTTGAAGACGCAATTGTTTTGACAAAAGCTTATCAACAAATGTGGCAAGAGCAAGAAGATGCTTATGGTTTTTAAATTTTAATCGTATAAAAACAACCTCAAAGTAAGGATAACCAATCCCTACTTTGAGGTTATTTTATTTATCTAATGTACTTTATGATAGTGACACTCATCAAAATAACTTGTTATACTCTTGTTTTTGATGAAATATTCTGGAAATAGTGATAACTAGATCGTTATCTTCTATGTAATAAATATCTAGCTATATAGTCTTCTATTTGCACTAAATCCTGTATAGCTAGCTCTGATAACTGTAATCCATAGGCTTCCATGCTTTAATCCAAATTTAATTTAGTAAATAAGGCTCTTACTTCATCAATATCCTTTACTTTTCCAGCCTTAGCCGCTGTCGTGCCTTTAGCCACTTCCAACTGTAATTTTTTAAATTGAATTTCCGCCTCATCTTCATTCGTAACATCAAAAGGTAAACCATTGTGTCTCACAATTTGGTCTAGTGTCATATTGATTACTGTACTCATATCTAATTGCATGCTTTCTACAATTTTAGTAGCCTTTTTCTTCAATTCTTTATTCGTTCGAACACGAATATAATCATCTTTTACTGTCAGTGCATTTGCTCCCATCATAACCATCTCCTCGTTTACTCATTGTACACTCGTCGAGTGATTTTATAAAGAACTGAACGTGTTAATTTTTAAAAAGCATGTTTAAGAAACAATACCTTATAAAGCGCATCACTTCTTAAACATACTAGGAATCTGAACTCAAACTAATTTTTGCCATTCACCCAGCGTAAATAACGCTGGACATTTTTTTTACTAATTTTCCCACCTGTAAATCGCTCCATTTGTCTAAAAGGCATATTTAAAACAAAATAAACATTATTCGACCAAAGTGGTTGTTTGACTATTTTCAAGACATTTTTCACAAAAATCACTATGTTGTAGCTAGATTTACCTAACCAATTTTTATTTCTTGCTTGGGCAATTGTATCATTCATCCCAAGTGGTTTTTTAGGGTCCCAAAGCAACGCTGGTGGTTGATAGCCTAACAACTGATAAAATTCTGCATCTGGAATTCTTTGAACATTAGCTTGAGCATAAGTTGGGTATTTTTTTAACTGATATTCCTCACTCTCGTTCTTTCCTACTTGCTCTATCATAGTCGTTAAACGTATATCTTCTATCGAACTTCCAATTTGAATGTTATAGTTGCCAGCTTCTATTGCCCAGTCTTGATTGACTAAGCTATAGTAAGAAAAATCATGCTCTGTTAATTGGATTGTCACTACTTTGGATTGACCAGGTTCTAAATAGATTTTCTCAAATCCTTTTAGCTCTCGTTTTGCGCGAATAATTTTGGATTCTTGCTTTTCAATATAAAGTTGTGCAACTTCTTCTCCTGCTACTTTTCCACTATTGCTAACAGTAAAACTCACAGATAAATCCTCTCGAGTGATATCAGAATAAGCAAATTTCGTATAAGAAAGTCCGTAACCAAAGGAATATTTAACAGGTACATTTGCTGTATCAAAATAACGATATCCGACAAATAATCCTTCACGATGTTCTGAAGTGGCTTCTTTCCCTGGATAATAAGTGGCTGATGGTACCGACTCATACGCTAAAGGGTACGTTTCACTTAATTTCCCACTTGGATTGTATGTGCCTAATAAAATTTCTTTTAGAGCTTCGGCTACTCCTTGTCCAGCTAAATAACTATGAAGAATACCTTGCACACGCTCTTCAAAGGGCAGTTCTAGGACCCCACCCCCTGCTAAAACGATAACCACATTAGGATTAACTTTGGTTATTTCCTCAATCAAATGTAGTTGATTAAATGGTAATTTTAAATCATGACGGTCAATGCCTTCCGCTTCCCGACTTTCATCTAAGCCAACAAATAATAACACTTTATCCACTTTTTTGGCTAATTCTATAGCCTCATTAACTAACTTAGTTTTTACACGTTGCCCCATTCGTTGATAACCTTGAGCATAGCCTTGTATTGACAAAGGGCTTTCTTTCAACACTTCCACAAAATTGGGTACTTGAGTTGGGTTAATCAACGAACTTCCAGCTCCTTGATAGCGAGGTTTATTGGCAAAATCACCGATTAAAGCGATTTTTTCACTAGCTCTCAAGGGTAAAATTTCTTTTTGATTCTTCAAGAGAACCATCGATCGTTTTGCAGCATCAACAGCTTTTTCATGATGTTTCTGATAATCAATGGTAACGGGTTTTTCAGTCACTGAGCTCGTTTCAAAAACTAATTTTAATAGTTGATTAACAGCTTGGTCTAAAATAGCTTCAGATAATTCACCGGTTTGAATAGCTACAACAATTTCCTGATCGGTAATCCCATTGGTTGATGGCATTTCTAACTGATTTCCTGCTCTTAAACCTGCTACTCGATCATTGTTTCCTCCCCAATCCGTTACCATAACACCATCAAATTGCCACTCACCATATAAGATATCATTCATAAGATGTGGATGCTCATTTGCATAAATGCCATTGATTTTATTATAGGAGGACATAATTGTTTTAGGTTTGCTTTGCTTGACTACTCGTCTAAATCCCTCTAAATAAAGTTCTCTTAGTGAACGTTCATCTACAACTTCATCTATTGTCATACGCATATGCTCTTGGCTATTTACGGCAAAATGTTTTGGGGAAGCTGCAACGCCCTGACTTTGAATTCCTTTTACTTGCTGGCTAGCTAGTTCACCTGTTAAATAAGGATCTTCGGAAAAATATTCAAAATTACGTCCACATAATGGGTTACGCTTAAGATTTAAACCAGGTCCTAAAATCACACTCACATTTTCAGATACACATTCTGCTGCCAAAAATTGGCCAATTTCATTAAGCAACTCTCGGTCCCAACTGTTAGCTAAAGTTGCTGCTGTTGGATAACAAGTTGCTGGCAAACTAGCGTTTAATCCTAAATGATCTGCTTTCCCTCCTTGTTTACGTAAGCCATGCGGCCCATCCGTTAACATAATCGACGGAATATTTAAGCGTTCAATCGCTTTTGTATTCCAAAAATTTTCACCAGACATCAATGACGCTTTTTCTTCAAGGGTCATTTGCTCGATTAAACTTTGATACTTCACTTTATATCCACCTTCATTTCTTTTCCAATTAATTTCTATTTTTCATCAAATAAGTACGTTTGTAACAGTGCATACATCGTATTATGAGCACTGGTTCTTAAACCAATAGCTGTCCCCGATGGATCCGCTTTGTAGGCTTTTTCTAGACGTTTTGTATTTGTTGGAATACTCATAATATCTAGCATTAAATCATTACCCGCAACAACAGCCTTATCTGCATGCATAAAACCAAAGACTGCATCACTAGACACGACACCTTCAAAGCCCCATTCATCTCGTAAAATATCATTTAACAATTCTGAATTTCCACCAGCCCATTTGCCATTAATCAAACTGAAGCTGGACATAGTTCCTAATGTTTTTCCTTCTTTAACAGCAATTTCAAAGGGACGTAAATGAAGTTCACGAATAGATTGCTCATTGCCCCAGACATACAAGCCAGAACGCGCATTTGTTTCTTGATCATTCATTGCAAAATGCTTCATAAAAACGATAATACCTTGATTTTGTGCTCCCGAGATAACAGATGCACCCATTTTACCAGAAAGCAACGGATCTTCGGAGAAATACTCAAAATTACGTCCCCCCATTGATGTGCGATGCAGATTAACTGCTGGTGCATACCATCCGTGAACACCATAGGCTTTAGCTTCTTTCCCAACAGCCTCACCCATTTCATAAGCTAATTCATTATTCCATGTCGCAGCTAAGACTATTTCTGTTGGGAAGGCCGCAGCTTTGACAGGTTTAAAGAATGAATTAATGCCAGCTGGACCATCTAGTAATACGGAACTAGGGACGCCTAAACGCTTAATTTCATTCGTTTGGTACGCTCCATTCGCCATGTAGTCAATTAATTCTTCTGCTGTAAATTGATCTAAAAACTTCTCCCATTTTGGATCATCATGCTCTAAGCCTTTTAAATCAGCTAATTGAATACCATTATCTGCACCAAATATCGGCATAGTTAATTTAGAATCTGTCGTTTTTTTTGCTACTTCATCCAATACAAATTGAGGAGCTTTGTGATTCATCTTTTTGTCAGATGGATACGTACCTTCCCAATCGCTTCTTGATAAATAATCCAAATCGCCTAAACTTTTTTCAAATTTATTTTCAATGACTGTTCCAGTGACAGCATCTTCTTTGATTATTTTTTGTTCAGCAATTTCATAGTCAAAGACTTCTGCAATATCATGTACATTTCGAGCTAATTTAATTTGGTAATTTCCCGCATCAAGTACATAGGCTTCTTCTTTGATTTGATCATATGAAGCCATATCATTTGTTGCATAACTTAATTCTAGCGTTTCTTTTTCACCTGGTTTCAATAGCTTAGTCTTGCCATAAGCGCCTAATACAATCGCTGATTTTTCTAGTCCACCCTTGCTATATGGGGCTGAATAATAGAGTTGAACTACGTCTTTACCAGCGACATCTCCAACGTTCGTAACTTCAACACTAACCGTCATCTTATCTTTTGAGAAATCTTTCTTTGTAACTTTCCAATCAAATGTACTATAACTTAGTCCATGTCCATATGGATAAAGGACAGCTTTTTTATAACCCGCTTCATTACCTTCATAATATGTCTCATAGAAACGGTAACCGATATAAATATTTTCTTGGTAATTAACAAAAGCTTGGTCTAAATTATCATATTGATAATTACCAAAATTTTCTGTTGCTGGTGCAGAATCATTGTCATACACATAGGTATCTGTTAGCCGACCCGATGGATTTAAATTGCCAGCTAAAACATTTCCCAATGACTTCGTCCCAAAAGGTCCAGGTGTTCCTACCCAAAGAACAGATTTTATTTGTGGAAATTCTTCAAGGTACCCTAATTCCAAAGCATTTCCAGCATTTACAACAATTGTAACATTTTCAAAGTTTTCGCATATTTTCTTGATTAATGCTTTCTTATTTGCTGTTAATTCCAATTCTTCTTTCGACATGTCACTGCTCTCAACACCTGAACTAGTCAGAACAATCAAAGCATTTTCAGAAAAATCCTTTGATTCTTTCACAACTTTATCTTTTAAATATGAAATAGCTAACTCATCATCATCTGATGGTGCTAGCATTGATTTTGCTACTTGAAGTAAACCACTTTCATTTTTCCCAGCTTCCGCTTTCGCTACCTCTGGAAGCTCTTGATAAAAATCGTATAATTTTGAATTGTACTCTATGCCGGCATTTTTTAAACCATCAAATAGATTAACCGCATTAGAGGTATCTGACCCACCTGATCCACCACCTCCATATCGGAAGTTAAATGCAGAGACACCAAAAACATTAATTTTTTTATCTTCTAAAGGTAAGCTTTTGTCCTCATTTTTTAATAATACAATTCCTTCATTCGCTACTTCTTCAGAGATTTTATTTCCATGATTACGAGCCCTTTCACCAGCAGATGTCTCCGTATTGATGTGCAACTTACTACCACTCATAACAGCGTACATCGAAGTAACTGTTGGACCGAATTTCACTCCAATAAAGAGGATAAATAAACCTACTAATGACCAACCAATTAGTCTTCTTGGTCTATTTTTTATTTTACGATAAATTTTATGCTCTTTTTTATGTTCTCTCCGTTCTTTTTTATCTAGCTTTTTAAGCTCAACTTTATAAGTTTGTTTTTCTGATTTTTTAAGTTGTTTTATAGACTCTTTAGCTGCTCTTTTTTCATCATCAGGTAACGTTTGCCAAATTATTTTCTTAGCCTTCGTTGCTTCTTTATCTTTTTTTACTTGCTGACTAATTAATGCTTTTCTTGCTCTACGTTTTCTCCACCAATTTCTCATTCCTTCTCCTCCAATTTAACCTTCTCTTAAAAGATCTAATACTTACTATATTCTACATATTTTACTAACCTTTCCATCTCTATTATATAATAGCGCTTTCAATTTAACCTTGATGTTGTTGTTTAAAAAAAGCTAAATATTGTTTTATTTTGTTTTAAACCTTAAACAAAAAAACAATATTTAGCCTATTCATTCTACTTTTACTAACTCGATATACTGAATTCCCAGTAATGGTACAGCTATATCCAAGTGGTAAAATCCTTCTATATCAACCATTACAATCTCTCTAGTGGGTTGATTCACCTCATTATAATAAGCTATTTCTTCAAAAGACAATTTAACGTCACTTGATTTATTGAATAACTCTTCTTGTTTCTTTTTAATCTGAGGTGTTAATTTTTGTTGACTAACTTTGTATCTTCCAGAAATATTCTGTAATTCTAAACTTAATTCAAGAATTGGATTTTGTCCTCGCTTTTTATTACGTTTTTCAAAAGGAAATCCATAGATTGTTTTATTCATAAAATTGCCAATTCCTTGTTCAGGGTACGCAATAAGGAGTCTAAAATTATTGCGGCATTTTGTCAGAATACAGAATTCATTCTGGTAGACGACTTCACTATACAAGGAGCTGATAAAATGATACGCATACCAGCTTTCTTTAATTAACCCATTTTGATGCATTAAAGCCATCTTTTCAGATAAATTTTTGGGGAAATAAGTAAACAGTTTAGTTGCATCTAATGAAATTGGTAAATAATAGTCTTTTCCGGGATGAACTTGGTTTAACATATACCAAATTGTATAGTTAGCAATCGCTAACTCACTCATTTTATGAAAATAATCGTCTTGTTCAAATTTTTCAATATGTTGTAAAATTGTTTGTTGCGCTTGGCTATTTTTCAATTCAGAAATATTTTCTAAAAATTCTGGTTTTTCTAGGGCTGA
This Carnobacterium maltaromaticum DSM 20342 DNA region includes the following protein-coding sequences:
- a CDS encoding LLM class flavin-dependent oxidoreductase; this translates as MKKNLNYLPQFDSTKGIEFGLYTLGDHIANPHTGAQISAGQRLKDIREMAILSEQAGLDTFVVGESHQDYFVTQAHAVVLSAIAQATSKIKVSSGATIMSTSDPVRVFENFSTIDLLSDGRVELVAGRASRVGLFELLGYDLQDYEELFEEKFDLLLKINQNEYINWEGQFRRPLTNAHIIPRPNGGQLPIWRAVGGSPGSAIRAGRAGVPMYMAHLGGPASVFKQTIDAYRQSAAEVGYDETTLPIATAGLFYAAETSQDAMKEYYPHVNEGIQLSNGQGFPKQAFAQATDKRSIINVGSPQQIIEKILYQHEMFGHQRYVAQLDFGGVPFDKIMKNIELIGNEILPAVKKYTAKESNTK
- a CDS encoding NADPH-dependent FMN reductase, which gives rise to MKIVLLSGSTVGSKTQTMMKTIEEKIQTNYSDVELTFLNLKELTIQFSDGRNFLDYDGDTGFVTRSIMDADIILIGSPTFQASIPGTLKNIFDLLPQNAFQGKIIGLAMTAGSAKHFLVAETQLKPIINYMKGNLVPNYVFVEEVDFNQNEIVNDDVLFRLDKLVEDAIVLTKAYQQMWQEQEDAYGF
- a CDS encoding type II toxin-antitoxin system RelB/DinJ family antitoxin, producing MGANALTVKDDYIRVRTNKELKKKATKIVESMQLDMSTVINMTLDQIVRHNGLPFDVTNEDEAEIQFKKLQLEVAKGTTAAKAGKVKDIDEVRALFTKLNLD
- a CDS encoding beta-glucosidase; its protein translation is MKYQSLIEQMTLEEKASLMSGENFWNTKAIERLNIPSIMLTDGPHGLRKQGGKADHLGLNASLPATCYPTAATLANSWDRELLNEIGQFLAAECVSENVSVILGPGLNLKRNPLCGRNFEYFSEDPYLTGELASQQVKGIQSQGVAASPKHFAVNSQEHMRMTIDEVVDERSLRELYLEGFRRVVKQSKPKTIMSSYNKINGIYANEHPHLMNDILYGEWQFDGVMVTDWGGNNDRVAGLRAGNQLEMPSTNGITDQEIVVAIQTGELSEAILDQAVNQLLKLVFETSSVTEKPVTIDYQKHHEKAVDAAKRSMVLLKNQKEILPLRASEKIALIGDFANKPRYQGAGSSLINPTQVPNFVEVLKESPLSIQGYAQGYQRMGQRVKTKLVNEAIELAKKVDKVLLFVGLDESREAEGIDRHDLKLPFNQLHLIEEITKVNPNVVIVLAGGGVLELPFEERVQGILHSYLAGQGVAEALKEILLGTYNPSGKLSETYPLAYESVPSATYYPGKEATSEHREGLFVGYRYFDTANVPVKYSFGYGLSYTKFAYSDITREDLSVSFTVSNSGKVAGEEVAQLYIEKQESKIIRAKRELKGFEKIYLEPGQSKVVTIQLTEHDFSYYSLVNQDWAIEAGNYNIQIGSSIEDIRLTTMIEQVGKNESEEYQLKKYPTYAQANVQRIPDAEFYQLLGYQPPALLWDPKKPLGMNDTIAQARNKNWLGKSSYNIVIFVKNVLKIVKQPLWSNNVYFVLNMPFRQMERFTGGKISKKNVQRYLRWVNGKN
- a CDS encoding glycoside hydrolase family 3 protein; translation: MRNWWRKRRARKALISQQVKKDKEATKAKKIIWQTLPDDEKRAAKESIKQLKKSEKQTYKVELKKLDKKERREHKKEHKIYRKIKNRPRRLIGWSLVGLFILFIGVKFGPTVTSMYAVMSGSKLHINTETSAGERARNHGNKISEEVANEGIVLLKNEDKSLPLEDKKINVFGVSAFNFRYGGGGSGGSDTSNAVNLFDGLKNAGIEYNSKLYDFYQELPEVAKAEAGKNESGLLQVAKSMLAPSDDDELAISYLKDKVVKESKDFSENALIVLTSSGVESSDMSKEELELTANKKALIKKICENFENVTIVVNAGNALELGYLEEFPQIKSVLWVGTPGPFGTKSLGNVLAGNLNPSGRLTDTYVYDNDSAPATENFGNYQYDNLDQAFVNYQENIYIGYRFYETYYEGNEAGYKKAVLYPYGHGLSYSTFDWKVTKKDFSKDKMTVSVEVTNVGDVAGKDVVQLYYSAPYSKGGLEKSAIVLGAYGKTKLLKPGEKETLELSYATNDMASYDQIKEEAYVLDAGNYQIKLARNVHDIAEVFDYEIAEQKIIKEDAVTGTVIENKFEKSLGDLDYLSRSDWEGTYPSDKKMNHKAPQFVLDEVAKKTTDSKLTMPIFGADNGIQLADLKGLEHDDPKWEKFLDQFTAEELIDYMANGAYQTNEIKRLGVPSSVLLDGPAGINSFFKPVKAAAFPTEIVLAATWNNELAYEMGEAVGKEAKAYGVHGWYAPAVNLHRTSMGGRNFEYFSEDPLLSGKMGASVISGAQNQGIIVFMKHFAMNDQETNARSGLYVWGNEQSIRELHLRPFEIAVKEGKTLGTMSSFSLINGKWAGGNSELLNDILRDEWGFEGVVSSDAVFGFMHADKAVVAGNDLMLDIMSIPTNTKRLEKAYKADPSGTAIGLRTSAHNTMYALLQTYLFDEK